The nucleotide window TTTCTTTGCGTTCCAGCTCTGTGACTCTTAACAGCACGAACATTCACTGTACATATAccatcctcatcatcctcatcatcctcatcatcctcatcacaGAGGCCTCCTGTATAAATcccgtttgtttgtttgtatagGAGGTATTGCCGTACGCTGTGGCTGGGTGTAGCGCCGCATGATATCAGTGTTGTAAAATGAAGAAGCTCAGACTGACGTTAACTCTGGGTTTTCATGTCAATAAATCAAGTTTACGACAAAAATCACAGATCAtggtatgtttattttattttattctgagaaTAATGCTGAATTTAGATTTTCTGATGTTAAATGATGACAATTTGTTGAAAACAGTGATTTATTCATCATGaacagtttcagaaaaagacGCTTGTTAGTTCTGAACTTTGTGTTTAATctggtttttgaaaaataacattctGGCCTTgtgaatttaaacaattttgtattttaatttgtaaaatccGGACGTAAAAGATGCATTTAGCTACTGGCTTTTTGTTAGTTCCtgcaaactttttctttcttattgttatgttattcttcttttttttttaagtatgtttTCGGCAGAGTTCCTACAAGGTCTCAATTTCGATTTTTCCagacaaacaaaatatgaaaaaatatcaacattattTCACAACCCTTAAATGTTCCATCTTTCAGAATcagaatttctttaaattttttttttgaaaagattgCAACTCTCAAAGGTAGTGCAAATAAAGATATATTTAGACAAATATACAAATTATAgtagaaacacaagaaaactggGATGTTAAGAACAAATATATTGTCTTCTTTCCTCCTGGGTTTTCCCCGTTCTTATgttgtgtcttttttaaatcagcatttattattttttattttaaatataatttaaaagacaGGGAATTCTATAAAAGTTAGTCTGGAAATTCTGGCAATTTTATAtgaatgatgaaaatgaaaatcactAAAAGCACCAACAGTTTCATacagattttgcttttttgttgttgttgccaaaACCTTTTGCTGATGattatattttaagttattCAATTCCAACCAATTAAGTTGGTTCACTTCTGTTGCATAGAAGTGAACCAAAAACTGCCTCCATATCAATTTGACATTAATTCTAACCAATAATGACCCAGAAACCCTTAATGGCGTCACAGTTACAGCTTTTATTAATCAGTGAGCGAAGCTGCATACATTTTGAATTATATTTGAAGTCATAAATGCATCAACAGGCTTACCCAGGCTTAACATCTAATTTATCATAAACATTAACGCAGTAGCAggtcagaaaagaagaaaagcctgTAACTATTAACTACATGAATGGGACTgactgatttattatttctacatttgttCATATATGTATAGAAATCTTCAAGAACAGATAGGCTACATGTTGTTTGTAAGGTacattcataaaatgtttgctttgttgtcAACATTTCAATAGAGCTTATTTTCCATAAATACCACAAATCTAACAATCTAAAATTGTACCACAAAATTGAGCTTTACATTAGAAATATTACtttaagaaacaaagatttaaaaaaaaaggtacaaacagctgaaaaacatttctgttcacATCAAGATGCTCTTctcttcagattttatttacagactTATTATTAATCTATTAAATTGTTCTCTATGCTTTCTGAAGCTCTTTCAAAGTCCTTAATTATTGCCATGAAGATGCATTGAATTTACTCAATgagatcaaatttattttaaaacatacttttttattaaactacTACTTTGATAAGTTCAGATTTAAAACTGATGTAACATTCATGATGGCACAATAATATGACAGCAGGTTAGTTTAGCACAAATTCAATTAGAGATAAAATATTATTAGCTTTGCTTGAGAATCACTTGAGAGTTTGgtgtataaaaataacaaatagcTTAAGAATTAAAGAAGAAAGCTCATGATTTTACCCAAACAAAGCTAAAAATCAAGCTAATGCATTTTGGGCTAATTGTTAAGCTAGCCTAAGCTATGTTTGGACAGCTAAACTAAGTTAACATAATGTAGGctacacaacaaacaaaactgagcaAAATTGGGAGATGCTAAGGAAAGCTAAATTAAGAAAACACACTTTGAATGAAATTAaactaagctaagctaaattAAAGCTAAGTCAGTTTAGCTCACTTTATTTTAGCTTAGTGAACCTAAGGTACACTAAACTAACCCAAACTAAGTTAAATTTAGGTATAGCTACCAAGCTAAATTAAACTGAACTAAGTCAAGAAAggttaatttaaattaaactaagtTGAATGAAGCTAAACACATGCTAATCTTGGGTAAGCTACATTAAACCAAGTAAAACTAAATCAAAGTAAGCAAAGCTAGATTTGGGTTAAGCTAGGCTAAAATTAGCTAAGCCAAACTATGTTACACTAGCTGTGTTTAGCTGGCTAGCTAAACACAGCTAACCAGCTTTAACTATGCTAAAATATGCTAAGCTAAATGTCTCTGAAAATGCACAGCTACAAGAGGTCtaataaaaatgagtaaaacccaaagaaaaaaaacgtgaaCAGtttcaaaaagacagaaagtctAAGATTACACAAGAAAGTCAGTATCAGAAAGATAAGAGGTGCTGAATAACTAactataaactttaaaaaatgaacaacatCTCTTAGATGACTTTACagagaaaaagtggaaaagtgtACAGATCAAACCGACCACCTGATGTCACTTCGATATCACTTCAAATGCGTGTTCATACGGCACTATCTGACGTAATGTGGGTTTTGTATTGCAATTTTTATTAGAATGTTTTTGCGTGCCAAGACTTAAAGACCCGGTTCAGTTTTCAGAGGAGTCCGTTTCCTCGGTGGAGCCGTCGCTCTCCACCTCCATCTTCCTCCGGTGGTGGATGTTCCTGCGTGGGGAGGCGCGCCTCTGCACCTCCTTCAGCCCCCCGATGGCGCTGccgctgctgttgctgctgggGCTCACAGAGATCTGAGCGATTCTGGATTTATTGAGGCAGAAAGACGACGCTCAAAACATCgtcaaaacaaaaggtttatACGCATTTCTGGTtgagtttctagtgaaaatatcgtactacatttgaaataatacaaaaactaacttacgagtaacttttcagcaagataaaggagctaattttaagtaaataattctttattaTTGATTGAAATGCTATTTACTGGTAGAATATTTCTCtatataaacaacatttttcccatgttatcagtgaaataatctgccagttgaactagcattttaatcattattaagtaaatattcacttaaaacaagctcctttatcttgctgaaaagttatttatttagtttttcttatttcaagggtagtgagatatttccactagaaactagaacagagaaactttgtatttttttgcagtgtatttagTACTTTCACCTTGATAGAGGTTATTCAATTGTATTTTGCACACAATTAAagccaaatatatatatttttttttttatgtaatacagattaaatttgaattcattttagTGCAATATCACCATTAAAAGCCAGTGACTGTAAACTAAATGAGTTGTGTGAGTTTGTTCTCACAGCTTGTCGAGTTCCTGGTCCATTTCTGGGTCAACGAGCAGCTCCTCCTTACTGGGTAACGCTCCTGAAACAGttcagacacagaaactcagATCATCTAATCAAATTTAataatggaaattaaatgttgttgtaactcatatcaAGTACAAATTCTTCAGTCATTGGagatggtgatggctgtgggcaggaaagatctcctgtagcaatCTGTATTACAGCGAATTTggagaagcctctgactgaagacactgtatTTTACTAAGAGTCTCATaaagaggatggtcagggttGTGTATAAGTTTTTGAATTTATATGAAATTCTTCTTAAAATTGAGAACATTATGGACAACAATTAGGAAGTAAACAGAATAAAGATGGAAAATGTTAATGAGAAAACAATCTTACTGTGTGGTAGAGTAAGTAGCCATTTTGATTTAAGTCAAGATTTACTCAATAGAATTGACATTAagcgattattttagtaatcaattattctgctaattaatctattaaatacaataatgaaataattggcacattctgcagagtttccatttaaccacttaagcctttaagaaaataaatatttaattacctAAAATGCAATATTAAAGCATTCCTTTAGAGAATCTTAACCAGATAAAGTTTAATCTAGGCCACTtgagttttggctaaaacacattttcacaggtgtttttatttcaaatgcaacaaaaaattatgtaatttttgtacaattttggattaattattgctctgagtgcgttctttcagtaaatgggaattttaaaaatctgtataCTGCTGATCGATTAATTGCAGTATACAATTACAATCGAAACTGAACTACAAAATGTTCATGTTCATAAaaccttatatatatatatatttttttttaaaactcagacaATTTTTCAATtgcaaatcaaattaaatccaGAACAAACATTCATTGAATCGAGGTCATTTAGAGTCGGGTTTTAGTTGCGTAACCACTAGCAGCCATTGGCAGAGAAAACAAGCCCATCATCGCATTAGCGTTTCCACAGAAACGTGTGCATGTTGTGTCATGACATCAGGACACAacatgattaatcgattactaaattagttgactatTACTGCTACGGTTCATACAGTTGGAATATTTTTGGGTAAAGCTATGTTTGGttagagaaaacatttgaaaaagtttcTGCTGAACCCACCGATCGTTTGGTTAATGCTCTCATGGTTGGCCAGACTCTGGAGGAAGCCGTAGTAGGAAACTTTGTCTGTCTGTTCCAGTACTTCCCTCAGACACATCCTGGAGGGATAACtgctcccaaaaaaaaaaaaaacattcacaaaaacaacaaaaacaaaaacgctgTGATTATGAGACTTTTCATGGTCTGCTCACCTGTGCTTGAACCGTTCACAAAGTGCATCCACACACTCAGCCAGCGTGGACGAATCCACggcgtcctgctgctgctcctccctGTCGCTCTCCTCGGTTGCCACGGAGACAAGCTGCTCGACAGAGGACGACGTGGGGACGATCACGGTGTTGGGACTCTTCCCGGCCAGCAGATCCTGGTAGATCACCTGGACGCTGTCCAGGAACTCTGTAGGACGACAACAGGAGGAACTCGTTCGTATTCGGCtcatcagagaaaaaaaagatgaagagacAGTTTGACctaaatgttgaattttcttatgttttctgAACCGGCTGTACCTTGGTAGCAGAACTGCAGCTGGAAGGAATAAACGAAGTCAGAGAAAGACATCAGACCATCAGAGGCGTTGTCCGCCAGAACAATTCTGCAGAATGacagaaagaataaatcaaagttAACGAGCTGCACGTGGAAAGATGTCAAGGATCTGAATCTTTGAAAAGATCCAGAACTCTCATACGAGTCATAATGGGCATGTTCAGAATCTTCTCTTATCTATTCTATTAAacactttggattttatttttgcattgtaaaTCTGTTGCTTTatccatttaaaatatattaattctgGTGGGGTAACATCAAGGGCGGACCCAGCCTGTTAATACCCTGGGCCAAACAGGCTAGGACCGCATCAGAGCAGGTCCAGTTTCTTCGTGGCGTTTTCAGATTAGCATCCCTGCTGAGTGCAACATGAAGCTGTTACCACCTGGAGGCGCTCTGCACTGCCTCCAGTGGAAAGTCAGggcacagcagctgcagcagggacCTGTACTCCGGCACCGACAGCAAATCTACAACACAACAAGATACACAGGTCGATTTAACTGGTGCACAACAACAATCGGTACAAGAggagtcaaaggtcaaaggtttcACAGCTTCACGTGAAACCTTTCACAGCTTCAAGTATATCAACAGATAAATTAGTAATTAAATGCACATTAATATATGTCCATCAATTAATATTAGATTATTAAttttgaagaattaaaaaataaatgtatttattcatagTTTTTGACGCAAAAATAGTGTTTCCAATacagttttgttaaataaaccggccaaaaaaaatatacttcaCCTAGTGTAAAATCTTTTCATCAAAAcgcaagaattttttttaattaatgtgttttcattaagcaaatttattttcaaaatgttaaatatggtcaacagaaacacagcaaattaCTGATACGTCAGTAACTTAGTTTAAAGGATGTTTTATGATTCCTCCTTCAGGTCATGAAATCTGCTTTACCACGTTTCATAAAGATTGTGAATATAATTTCTGATTTAGACTTCATCATTGTAAGAAGCTGCGGCATCGCCTCACTCACCTCCACTCTTGCCGATCTGCCTGAAGCATCTCCAGAAGACTCTGATGAAGGACGCTCTGTTGTGCTGCGTGGCTCTGATGTAGTTCAACTCCCTGAAGAGGACATGGTTGCTGTTCTTTACACTGCtgaaactaaaaacacaaaaaaacatgtttaaggaAGCAGTTCTGGTGTGATGGGCCCGACTAGAATGAAACCGAGTCGTCttccaaattaaattaaacaatgttcTCATAGCCAGTGGGGTCagaactttaaaatttaaactccTCACCAGCCacaaaattcattaaattaaaaatgctaatattagtttattgctatttttctatttttattttgacctgcttgataataaataacatttttatgaagtCCAGATATCCTTAAAGATCAAAAGGTTATACTTtcgttttattaaaataaattagttgttttctattttgttggccagatttttattgttcttgacTTTTGGTTGggggccaaacaaaatcatttcaagttACTTTGAAATACAAGCAGTTGAGCAGAGCttaaatttggtttgattttcttttacgTTAAGAAAATTGTAACAAAAAGATGAGCCCATTATATATGTTGCCAGACAGTCACCTAATTCTGCAGCCATTTTATTCTATGAGTGACATTGTTGTACCTAGTAATATCTTCCACCACAAAAGATagggatttaaaacaaaataatttcattttggttGAATTGTGGGTATGCCTGTCACAACAACTAATTTTGCTGGGCGATCAATTGTatatatgttgtttgttttgttgtgaccTTTTACCCAAATGTattcttatttcatttaaaatagattaaacaAAACgagttgttttaaataaattattttattattttactgttttccaaatttaacccagctctgatttatttatttatatattttcttttttggattATCTCAGATGGGGTCAGaattcaaacacagaaacttcGGGATCTTTtcatagtaaaaataaaaactgtaaaccaCATATTGTGTTTCGTTCAACTAATGCAAAGCTATCCTGTGTTTAAAGCGGTTCGGGCGGGTTCAGCCCGGACGGTTCTGTTTAATGCGGGACCTACTATTCTGCGAAGTACCGAACCAGGCCGAACTGTGTGTACTCCTCCTTATGGTCCAGCAGCTGGGTCACGGCATCATTCAGATAGAACAGAACCTGGCTGTCCGCTACGGGacgaaaaaataaaagacaaaaatatgttcATACAATAAGAACCGAACCGAGCCAATACAAATGAGGATATGCAGTTCTGAAATTACCGAGGTATTGCTCTGCGGGGACGGCCGAACTCAGGCGGTTcattctgctggttctgactggGTGGATCCATTCACGTCATCGCAAAATAAGAGAACTTTATTGATTAGCTGATTcagttctgaaggttctggatgATCATTGCAGCAAACTGCGGCTCCTTAtatggaaacaggaaacaggaccGGATGTTGTGAGCTACGTGAATTTGAGCCCCCAGATTAAACTGCTAGTAAAGGTTCCGCTTCACGgaataataatattaacaataataataactgttTTATGCAACATAAGCAATGTTATGTAATtataataactattattattctacctaataataatgatattctaattacaataacattattattattattattattattattattattattattattattattattattattattattattattattattattattattatgtagaTTATTATAATCATAATTCtgactattattattgttgttgctgttgttattATTTGGTACAAAGTCATTCAGACaatcttttttatgttgaaacaaataaatactcaTCCTGCCTTTTGGAAATACTTTGCCAATGGTGACCCTTTATTTCAGTTGGTGAATTGAGACGTGCAGGATTTGTTGTTGAATGTGTTCATCATGCTTTGTCTCAAAGTTTCAGGTTGCAGCTGGTGGTGCAATGGTGTGGAGATATTTTCTTGGCACACTTTTCTTACTACCAACTACTCATTATTTAAATTCCATTAAAGTGCTGCCTGAATAGTGTTGCTTCTGTTACCACAATCTATCCATCTTCTGGTTCCTAATTTCAGAGTAATGTGCCATTTCACAAACCTTAAATCATCTATAAAGTATGGTGGTGGAGGAATGCTAAtgtgagctttttaaaaaaaatatgtttccattgTGAAGTTGACCAAGAACTCATCCTTATATGAAAAGCATAAAGTCAAATGTGGTGGCATTTCTCCAAAAACTCAAGCTTGGCCCAAACTATGGGATGACACGTGCATTACTGCATGTGTCATCACAAGTGAAGTAATGCCAAACAGCCAGAATCAATCAGATATACACTGTGGAAAATATACAGAATATGAGCTTTACATCCTATCAATCACTtccttcagaggtttgtttCAAACCTTAAAAAGAAGTATATATCCTAAATATTGTTCTGTTATTCATTtcatattaagatttttttttaaatcagggatataacactggaaaaaaattatctctGTCATGTCTACCATTTCATTAAACTTGTTTTActcttcttttaattaaaaatcaactAATTTTTCGCTAGTCTGTAATGTAATTGTACTTTTCTGTTGTTATGAAGTTTgttattaaacagtttttaatttaaaaaacaatttaattgtaCTTGAACAATGGAATTTCGAATTACCCAGTCAAAAACACGGGTGTGTTCCCCGTCAATATGAAATAACCAGTAGTAAATCAATCAATATACCTATGAGGCGGGTGTTGTCGCAGAACATCCAATCAAATTGCTACAAATTATGACCTACATCGCTTCCATCAAGTCAGAAAATTACTTTGACATCATGGGGGCGGAGTCTCGTTCAAATCTAGCCAATCATTGCCACGGCTGATGACAAACAAGGAAACCTATTTGGCAAATTGCAAAcgacagaaaaagtaaaactgtgcGGTAAAAAATCCGCTTTCACTGGgattttcaaatatgtttgactGTGTTTGACAGGGCTCACTATCAGGTTTAACGTAAGAAACGGATGCAGACAGAACGAAGCCCCACGGTCTCCGCCCTCCTCTGTCTCTCCGCCCTTGGACTCTTTTGAAAAAGATGCGTCAAGTTATTCATGTATATCAGAGACGTTACCGGATATGACCATACAAAATAAGagtcaataaatcaaatgtgaCCCAAAGATTCCAAACAGATACTAAACAAATGTGCAAACTATATGTATAATGTGTTATTGtgtcttttatatatattttttattcaatattactAATACATCAGCTTCTTTAATAGACGCAGAAGACGTTGACCTTTACTTTTAGCGGAAGTTGATTGGGACGTACATGCAGCTCAGGCTTTAAGACTCGGGCAGACTTCACTAGGGTGATCTCATTATAGCTCCCATATCACTGGGTTGCCTACGTCTTATTGTCCTACAGAGACGTCAACAGGTATTCTTTTCATGTCAGTTTAATCCTCCACGTCGACCTGCAGTCcattttttctgtgttggtGTGTTTGAGCTGCTGTGGCGGAGAAGTGCGTTGTTCGGCCTGGCTGTGTTGGCGCGGATGGACGGTTAGCTCCTAGCCGTTTCTAGGCAGCTAATGGACGTTAAGAGCCATCAGCAGGCTCTCATTGGGAATACTTTCTATgcataatattttttcattctgtACAACGCATTAGTAAAGTCACATTGTTTATATTGAATTAATATTATGAATGTTACTGGTGAGGCGATTTCAACCAGAACCTCCGGGATAAGTAACGGAGCAACGGCTGTTGCTAAGGTAGCTAGTTATCATTGTGCTGGTTTAAATTAATCGGCTCggtaatattttgacatttcctTGGCTTGAATaaattgctgttttgttttggggttttttaacgAGGGTCACGGGTAACTAGCTTCTGACAGGGCTGTTGTTTGGTTAAACGCAGTGGGTTTTCGGGTGCAGCCATGTTTCTGGGTTACCTTTGCTTGGGgatttgaattaattaatttacaatTCAATGACGctgaaccaaacaaggagagtAAACCTAAAGTTTAGACATTTCTGGATCCTCCctaatttaaatctgattaactTAATTCTTCTCTACCTTGACCATCGCTTAGTGTTCTCTATGCATTAGTATAACATTATCCGTGGCATTACTAATGCTCTTATCTGTCTTGCGTTTATGCGCTTTTACTGTTGTTGTTTGATGTCTGAATTAATAATGAGATGGTGGATGTACTATGATCCCCATGACTACCTGTCCTACAAGTTGTAGGTGTTTCCCTCGATGCCACACACCTGACCTGAAATGAACACGACTCTGCATCACCTGATTGCATGCTGAAGAGATGCactaaagtgttttgttgcGATGTCCACCGataatgttgctgttttagttttgtctttaacATTGTAAATCTAATTTTGTAGTTTGCAGTCGTGGATTCTCTCATGTATCtggagttgacttataattgtAATTTCTGATTCAGGAAATGCCTAAAAGACCATTCCACTTAATTCATCACTACCTTGACCATTTTTTAGACttcattatattattttactCCATGAACAGAATCATTGAAACAAATTTGTGAAACTTATTAAATACAAGCATACTTCTTTGCTCCTAAAgggaaattaacattttattcacaaagtTGATATATTTTGCCATTAAAGTAGAATAGTCTAGTCCAGGTTTGAAGAATCCGAGTGTTGTAGTTTCTGAGCTGGACCAGAAAAGTCACTAAGTTGGccttttattaaacttttctaaaccAGATAAAGGCATCACAAACTAAGTTTTATGTATTCTGCTATTAATGTGGAGCagtctaatgaacatttaacactgtaactggaagacattttaaatatccaaatgaaataaacaaaacaacaaatattaaagtgaattttgaagactttgtaaacaaaactgtactTAAAAATGACTTGTTGAGACCAGAGCACCAAATTGAGACTTatgattcagtttttggtataaagaggaaaaaaagatgtATGATAAAACATGTCAATTGAAATTaagtatgttttaatttattatgcaattaatagatttattgattattatgacaggcttatttgtgttttttaagatggaacagaataaaaatgttcagaatttAAAAGAATAGGTGAACTTGCTCTTTAGCCATTTCTCGAATCAGAAGCTAACTTAAGCTTTGTGgttctctgggtactctggttGGAGAAAAGTAGCAGGAACCCCctaacagaaacacatttctgtttgtgggTTTCCTTTACGATGGACTCTGAGCTGAAGGCATTTTCATCCGTTTGCCCAACTGGTTTGGATCAATGTGAAACATGAGCCTCCAGCTATTCCTTTAACATGCTTTGAACCATTGAGTGGCTGAGAGCGTACTGCACTTTATGGACTCTTATTGAATGAAAGTGGAACTatctttcagcattttttttctgggtcTTCGctactttgttttcctctgactataatctttttaactttaatttgttaTAACTTCCAGTCTCTGACCTGATCAGTTTTTTTAGCCTTCCTCTGTTTgaattttctctctttgtgtttcattaaatttgaaataaaccaTGCTGTTCCTGAACtggattttacataaatgttcaACACTTGAGTACATTTGGCATGAGGAGTAAGAACTTCATTCTAGACAGAAAACCCAAATTACTCTGCTTCAGCAGGAAGGCTGATAAAATGATTGAAGTTTAAATGTATGATGATAATGCTACTATTATAATGTCTTGTTTTCAGCTAAGTAACTCTAGGGGAAGCCCAGTCCCCGACCAGTAGCCATGGGGGACGACAGCGAGTGGATGAAGCTTCCCATCGACCAGAAATGTGAACATAAGGTGAGCAACTGGCCGACTGTCCTCAGTTAGAGGTGGTCGGATTTCAGtctggtttaattttaaatttcttaaatgtTGATTACTCCTTTTTCTGTCAGCCTCAGACaaaagatgcttttattttggtattgtGACACAGATTTTGCCTTTTATGTCTTCATACCCAAAcatgatattaaaattttaccaaattttatgtttatgaacTTAGACAGATCCTCACATGGCTG belongs to Gambusia affinis linkage group LG08, SWU_Gaff_1.0, whole genome shotgun sequence and includes:
- the lg08h11orf49 gene encoding UPF0705 protein C11orf49 homolog, whose product is MNRLSSAVPAEQYLADSQVLFYLNDAVTQLLDHKEEYTQFGLVRYFAEYFSSVKNSNHVLFRELNYIRATQHNRASFIRVFWRCFRQIGKSGDLLSVPEYRSLLQLLCPDFPLEAVQSASRIVLADNASDGLMSFSDFVYSFQLQFCYQEFLDSVQVIYQDLLAGKSPNTVIVPTSSSVEQLVSVATEESDREEQQQDAVDSSTLAECVDALCERFKHSYPSRMCLREVLEQTDKVSYYGFLQSLANHESINQTIGALPSKEELLVDPEMDQELDKLIAQISVSPSSNSSGSAIGGLKEVQRRASPRRNIHHRRKMEVESDGSTEETDSSEN